In one Novosphingobium humi genomic region, the following are encoded:
- a CDS encoding TonB-dependent receptor codes for MQSKANRSGVLSCAVSALAIALPTFMPGVALAATPAADAPAPQAASPDADAPGIIVTGIRASIERAVSIKRNAASIVDAISAQDIGKLPDATISDSLQRIPGVQIRRDAGEGSTVNVRGLPQVVTLMNGESFLGAGSITSVQPNFTDIPSQLFSGASVIKSSTGSMLSAGISGTIDLKTRRPFDLKSGVHGAFSADGGSGSSTKKFDPHFNGLVSWRNDNVGLLISAAYSKDHLGNSYSGIQRDYGGRLADESLANATGYGGFRFDNPNRGTNVPGGIDVNGNGTATDSFFSPQAHTGWNRMTERERIGVNGSFQAHLSDTLEFVADGFYTKQNQYTGTSGFQMQGVNWQAADFVPGQSRDTGSLINGFHFNTTQKYNYTLQNFDSYSELNRAISDSTNLNAELRYKGEKLRLTLRGVYGKANYRLDNSYAQFSLSDGTQWFNGVGTYPASLGGNRIFNPLGYTYNTLPATVDYIGSSVNFTLPGQLTNELGNKSAYALKTISSEGNQRSNADMKVLRLDGAYEFNSSFNVEFGLRYGDRSAQQTVFDRAAPLYGGNGASNPAGCYVKWKAFDVQMNDPSCYANNASGQYLTAGLTRLATDPTLSGLLTQSSLPVGGVGSIYTINPMAMRDPLAFQNSFYPGNKEFVQPGQTFSVGFKQWSGFAQLNYAGEIGSMAFHANGGLRIINTSLHVIQHLAGSPQPYGLPNTDAGTLTTDRSFTDFLPAFNASLDVTSKLRLRAAVAKNMTPLNLDQWGGGLNLNYAIDTTTNPPVFHVAGGSSNGNPQLDPWRSTNYDVSLEYYLGRTSMISLALFRIDVKSFIQSATVMRSNIPDLDGVVRSTVPITTNVQGNGGKLQGVEVGGKYGFDFLPGWLGGFGIDANYTYSDSSSGNYDLSGAKEPFHDNSKHQINAALWYEKYGLQARVAWNYRSKRAEQSDFAGIAGMTLYQAPTNYVDASVSYDVNKQVTIFAQGSNLTKESEHYFLVWPDLKAFNNLYERRFQIGARARF; via the coding sequence ATGCAATCAAAGGCCAATCGGTCTGGTGTGTTGTCCTGCGCCGTTTCCGCGCTTGCCATTGCCCTGCCCACCTTCATGCCCGGCGTTGCGCTTGCGGCAACCCCTGCGGCCGACGCCCCGGCCCCGCAGGCGGCAAGCCCCGATGCCGACGCCCCCGGCATCATCGTGACCGGCATCCGCGCCTCCATCGAACGCGCGGTCAGCATCAAGCGCAATGCGGCCAGCATCGTCGATGCGATTTCGGCGCAGGATATCGGCAAGCTGCCTGACGCCACGATCTCGGACTCGCTCCAGCGCATTCCGGGCGTCCAGATCCGCCGCGACGCGGGCGAAGGCAGCACGGTCAACGTGCGCGGCCTGCCTCAGGTGGTCACGCTGATGAACGGGGAATCCTTCCTTGGCGCCGGGTCCATCACCTCGGTCCAACCCAATTTCACCGACATTCCGTCCCAGCTCTTCTCCGGCGCCAGCGTCATCAAGAGCTCGACCGGCTCGATGCTCTCGGCCGGCATTTCGGGCACGATCGACCTTAAGACGCGCCGCCCCTTTGATCTGAAATCCGGCGTGCATGGCGCATTTTCGGCCGACGGCGGATCGGGTTCGAGCACCAAGAAGTTCGATCCCCATTTCAACGGGCTGGTGTCCTGGCGCAACGACAATGTCGGCCTCCTGATCTCGGCGGCCTATTCCAAGGACCATCTGGGCAATTCCTATTCGGGCATCCAGCGCGACTATGGCGGGCGTCTGGCCGATGAATCTTTGGCCAATGCCACCGGCTATGGCGGCTTCCGCTTCGACAATCCCAATCGCGGCACGAATGTGCCGGGCGGCATCGACGTGAACGGCAACGGCACCGCCACCGACTCCTTCTTCTCGCCCCAGGCCCATACCGGCTGGAACCGTATGACCGAGCGCGAACGGATCGGCGTCAACGGCTCGTTTCAGGCGCATCTGAGCGACACGCTCGAATTTGTGGCCGATGGTTTCTATACCAAGCAGAACCAGTACACCGGCACCTCCGGTTTCCAAATGCAGGGCGTCAACTGGCAGGCCGCCGATTTCGTGCCGGGGCAGAGCCGCGACACCGGATCGCTGATCAACGGCTTCCATTTCAACACGACGCAAAAGTACAATTACACGCTCCAGAATTTCGACAGCTATTCCGAGCTTAACCGCGCGATTTCGGACTCGACCAACCTCAACGCCGAATTGCGCTACAAGGGCGAAAAGCTGAGGCTGACGCTGCGCGGCGTGTATGGAAAGGCCAATTACAGGCTCGACAACAGCTATGCGCAATTCTCGCTGTCAGACGGCACGCAATGGTTCAATGGCGTTGGCACCTATCCGGCCTCGCTGGGCGGCAACCGCATCTTCAACCCGCTGGGTTATACTTACAACACCCTGCCCGCGACGGTCGATTACATCGGTTCCTCGGTCAATTTCACCCTGCCGGGCCAGTTGACCAATGAATTGGGCAACAAGAGCGCCTATGCGCTCAAGACGATTTCCTCGGAAGGCAACCAGCGCTCGAACGCGGATATGAAGGTCCTGCGTCTGGACGGCGCCTATGAATTCAACAGCAGTTTCAATGTCGAATTCGGCCTGCGCTATGGCGACCGCAGCGCGCAGCAAACCGTGTTCGACCGCGCGGCCCCGCTCTATGGCGGCAATGGCGCGTCTAACCCGGCCGGTTGCTATGTCAAGTGGAAGGCCTTCGACGTTCAGATGAACGATCCTTCCTGCTATGCCAACAACGCTTCGGGTCAATATCTGACCGCCGGGCTGACCCGCCTTGCCACCGATCCCACCCTGTCGGGCCTGCTTACGCAATCCAGCCTGCCCGTGGGCGGGGTCGGCTCGATCTATACGATCAACCCAATGGCGATGCGCGATCCGCTCGCGTTCCAGAACAGCTTCTATCCGGGCAACAAGGAATTCGTGCAGCCGGGGCAGACCTTCTCGGTCGGTTTCAAACAGTGGTCCGGCTTTGCCCAGCTCAATTATGCCGGCGAAATCGGCTCGATGGCCTTCCACGCCAATGGCGGCCTGCGCATCATCAACACCAGCCTGCATGTGATCCAGCATCTGGCCGGTTCGCCCCAGCCCTATGGCCTGCCCAATACCGATGCGGGCACGCTGACCACGGACCGTTCCTTCACCGATTTCCTGCCCGCCTTCAACGCCTCGCTCGATGTAACGAGCAAGCTGCGCCTGCGCGCGGCGGTGGCCAAGAACATGACCCCGCTCAACCTCGACCAGTGGGGCGGCGGGCTTAACCTCAACTATGCGATCGACACGACCACCAATCCGCCGGTCTTCCACGTGGCGGGGGGCAGCTCGAACGGCAATCCGCAGCTCGATCCGTGGCGTTCGACCAATTATGACGTGTCGCTGGAATATTACCTCGGCCGCACCAGCATGATCAGCCTTGCGCTGTTCCGCATCGATGTGAAGAGCTTTATCCAGAGCGCCACAGTGATGCGCAGCAACATCCCCGATCTTGACGGTGTTGTGCGCTCCACCGTTCCCATCACCACCAATGTGCAGGGCAATGGCGGCAAGCTGCAAGGGGTCGAAGTGGGCGGCAAGTATGGCTTTGACTTCCTGCCGGGTTGGCTGGGCGGTTTTGGCATTGACGCCAATTACACCTATTCGGACTCCTCCTCGGGCAATTACGATCTGTCCGGCGCCAAGGAACCGTTCCACGACAATTCCAAGCATCAGATCAATGCCGCGCTGTGGTATGAAAAATACGGGCTTCAGGCGCGTGTGGCATGGAACTATCGCTCCAAGCGCGCCGAACAGTCCGATTTCGCCGGGATCGCGGGCATGACGCTGTATCAGGCGCCCACCAACTACGTCGACGCCTCGGTGTCCTATGATGTGAACAAGCAGGTGACGATCTTTGCGCAAGGGTCGAACCTGACCAAGGAATCGGAACATTACTTCCTCGTTTGGCCCGATCTGAAAGCCTTCAACAACCTCTACGAACGCCGCTTCCAGATCGGCGCCCGCGCGAGGTTCTAA